GGATGAGACAGATGATGGGCCAGAAGAAGGAGATCACAAACAGGGAGATTGCCGATCGGCTTTCAACCATGGCCCGCCTGCTCGAGATCGCAGGAGAGGACCGACACAAGGTCCAGGCCTATGAGCGGGCGGCACGCCGGATCGAGCACCTCTCCTTCCCGGCCGCCGGATGCAGCGAGGAGGAACTCACTCGCATCCCGGGCATCGGGGTCCGGATAGCCGGCCAGATCCGCGAGATTGCGGTGACCGGAACATTTGCGGAACTCGAGACCTTGCGGACCGCCATCCCGGGTTCGCTCATCGAACTCCTTGGCGTTGCCGGCGTTGGACCACGAACCCTGCATCTCCTCTGGAAGAGGCTTGGCATCGAGACGATCGACGACCTGGAGCGGGCGGCAAAGGCGCGCCGGCTCCGTACGCTTCCCGGGTTTGGGGCAAAGAAGGAGGAAACAATTGCAAAAGGGGCTCGGCAATTCCGCCGGAGACCTGATACGATGACCCGCCCGCAGGTCGAGGCAGTTCTTGCAAACCTCAGAGCGTTCCTCCCGGAGGGAGAGTATACGGTTACCGGGAGTTACCGGCGGGGCGCCGCCACGATCGACGAGATCGAGGTCGTCACCATCGCCGATAAGGCAGCAGTTGCGGAAAGCCTTGCTACCATCGATGGGGCGCATCTGAATCTTCGGTTCACCGATCCGGCGAGATACGGCACCGCGCTCCTCTGCTCCACCGGGTCGGCCAACTTCCTGGAGAAACTTGCGGATGTGGCGCGCAAGAAGGGATACCGGCTCACTCCCGACGGTCTTTCGAGCATATCGGACGGGCGGGTGCATACGTTTGCGAGCGAAGAAGAGGTCTTCTCGTTTCTCGGGATGGCGCCCATCCCGCCCGAACTGCGTGAGGACCGCGGCGAGATAGAACTTGCCCAGAGACTCACCCTCCCAGATCTGGTTGATATCCATGATGTGCGGGGTGATCTCCATGCCCACACCGTCGCGAGCGACGGTCGCCAGTCGCTTGAGGAGGTAGCCGAGGCAGGGGATACCCGGGGCTACGAGTATATTGTGATCACCGACCACTCATCGAGAGTGAGACCAGAGACTCTTCTCAAGCAGCGGGACGCGATCGATAAGATCAACCAGCGGCACACCTGCCAGCTCCTTCTCGGGAGTGAAGTAGATATCAGGAGCGACGGCACGCTTGGGTATCCGAATAGAATTCTTGCGGACCTCGACCTGGTTATTGCAAGTATTCACTCAGGGTTCGGCCAGAACCAGGACATTGTGACCCGCCGGGTTCTTTCCGCAATGGAGAACGAGCACGTGGATATCATAGGACATCCGACGGGCCGCCTTCTCGGAAAGAGACCGGCCTATGCGGTCGATCTCTTCCGGGTGATAGACCATGCAGCGGAAACAGGGACGGCACTCGAGATCAATGCATCCCCTCACCGGCTCGATCTTGAGGATATTTATATCTGGCACGCGAAGAAGAAGGGAGTGAAGTTGGCAGTAGGGACCGACGCTCACCGTACCGGTGAGTTTGAAAATATGCGCTACGGGATTGCACTGGCACGCCGGGGCTGGTGCGCCCCGAACGATATTCTGAATACTCTACCCCTATCCAGTCTACAGGAGTGGCTCTCGTGATCTATCGGCTCTACGAGAAGATCCTCCTTCGCGATCTCCAAAAACTCCCGGAACAGATCTGTTTCATGATCACCGGGCAGGATATGCTCGATGCCCCCGAGAATATCTTCCGTGCCACCGAATGGTCCCGCGAACTCGGAATTAGGAGCGTCATGTTCCACATCAGTACCGACGCTCCGGCCAGCCTTGAGCGGTGCCTACCACGTATTCGCGCAATTTCCTCGATTGCGCGACTGACCCTCTATTACCTGGACAAAAAGGAGGTCAGCGGTGAGGGAATGGACGTGACGGTAGCGATCGGGAAGAGCGGACGGGAGGAGATCGCCGACTGTATCAGGAGGATGGCCAAGGACGGTATCGATCCTGAGGCGGTCGACGAAGACCTGCTTGAGTCCTACCTCACGTACAAGTATGAGCCGGACCTCGTCATCAAGACCGGCGGGGACCACCTGACCGATTTTCTCATCTGGCAGTCGGTCTACTCCGAACTCTTCTTCCTCGACGTCAACTGGGCCCTGCTTCGAAAGGTGGACTTCCTCAGGGCGCTTAGGGATTTTCAGTCACGTGCACGCCGGTTTGGACGATAAAAGAGGAGGCGCAACTGTATCAACATAAACTCCTGCTGATTCAGTTTCAACCCCGCTGGCCCGAGCTCTCCTTCAATCTCATCCGCTGATCGTAGACCCTCACTGCCCGCAAGAGATCGATCTTTCGGAATGCCGGCCAGTAGGGAGCGCAGAAGTAGACGGCAGACTCGTGACCATTCGCGAGCCAGGGGAGGAAGTTGGATGTCCGGCAGTCGTTGCCGGTCCGGATGATCAGGTCGACTGGAGGTATGGATTCTCCCCGATTGAGGTGGCTCTCAACGGTATCGGGATTGATGGTCGCAGGATCGAGGATACCCCGCTTGACCTCGTCGAGGATCGACCGGGCAGCATGCACGATCTCGTTCCGGCCGCCGTAGGCAAGCGCAACGTTGATGAAGTATTCTGAGTAGTGCTGCGTCGCCTTCTCCGCCGCATCGATGGTCTCAAGGAGGTCATCGGGGAGGAGAGAGCGGTCCCCTATCATCTGGACCCGGATATGGTTTTTGTGCACCCGTTTATCGGTCAGGATTGCGAGGAACTTCTCCCGGAAAAGTGCAAAAAGCTCGGCGAGTTCACGCTTATCTCTCCGGAAGTTCTCGGTAGAGAACGTATATAGCGTGATGTGCCGCACGCCAAGTTCACACGCCCAGTCGAGGACATGTTCCGTGGTATCTGCCCCTAGCCGATGCCCAAACGACGAATCAAGGCCTTGTTCTCTCGCGTACCGGCGGTTTCCATCCTGGATCACGGCAATGTGCCGGGGTATGTGTTTTACCTGCCACCGCAGGTAACGCTCATACAGAGGCTCAATCCTTGATCGCAGCATCGAGGGGCGTCACCTCCACTACCATGCCACCGTTAGGGTAGCGCTCGATGACATATTTCTTGCCTGGCAGCTCGGCACGGAGATCGGCAAGCACCCACCATGCCATCTCAACCCTCCCGTCGCAGATTGCATACTCATCCTCATCGAGAATCTCCAGGATCGCATCGAGATCGCCAGCCGGCTCGAGCACCCCATATACGACGGTCCCGTCGTCCGTCACCTCATCAAACGGGCGTGCAGTGTTCGCTGCGATTCGCTTTAAGCGTTCCCGCAACTGGACCGAGTCTTTGAAGCTCGACGAGCAGAAATGCACCTTTGGATCATCCGGAAGCTCCTTCACCCAATCGGCAGCCCCCTTCACCGCATTATGCAGCCCGTCAGCAAGTTCAAGCCCGCGTTCCCGCATGGCAGCAGCGCAGGTCTCCCCCCACTCCAGTTCATTGATGTTGAGAAAGTCAAGGAGCGGCAAGGCAACGGCAAGGGCACCAATGCCTGGAAGCGCCGGCACCTCGATGCCGATTACAAAGCCCATCTGACGAGCGAGAATGGCGGAACGGGCGAAGTCTGTCTCCAGAATACGAGGCCAGGACTCATGAGGCGGGTGCAGCCGGATCTCATCAACCAGCCCCTGCAAGCGCCGAAGCGCAGGTTCGTCCGGCGCGATCCCGGTATATAAATGAATCTGGTGCTCGGGACCAAAATGCTCCTTAAGGCGCTTCGCGTACTCCACCACCCGGTCGAGGACAAGCAACGGCTCGCCGCCGGTGATCCCGGTGCCAAGAGCACTCATGCTCTCCGCCACCTCGATCGCCTCGGACGGCGACGTGATCTTTTGCTCGTTCGCGAAGATCGCGTCTTGACCTTTTCGCTCACGCGAGAGTGGGCAGTACCAGCAGGTGCGGTGACACCGACCGGTCACGAAGAGTACCATCTTTGCACCCTGGTAACAGAGGATGCACCCTGGGCTCAGGTGTTGCCCGCCGGATACTGTTGCTCCCGACATATGTATCACAGGTGCTTAACCTATGGGAAGGCGAAGAAGAAAAGACTTGGCAGTTCACGAGAGAGCGCTCTCCCGGGCGCCGGATCCAGGTACAGGCATCTTATCTCTCCATCTGGCCGGAAAGACTCAAGAAAGCAAATGGCGGGGGAGGCAGTTGGCATTCAGGGCCGACCGCCCGTTCCTTCCCGGGGAGGAGGGGGTCTACATCGCTCCACTGGGCCCTCTCACTCTCCCTTCGTCGACCAGTTCGGTGTAATCATCGAACCAATAGGCATTCGGGTTGCTCTTGTAGATCATGAACCGTCCGCGATCATCAGGGTTTGCCGCCTGGTTGTACTTGAAGAACGTGTATTCATCAGTCTTCCCCACGACCTCAATCTTGCCGGTAGCGTGGGATATCACAAACCTGG
This window of the Methanoculleus thermophilus genome carries:
- a CDS encoding undecaprenyl diphosphate synthase family protein — translated: MIYRLYEKILLRDLQKLPEQICFMITGQDMLDAPENIFRATEWSRELGIRSVMFHISTDAPASLERCLPRIRAISSIARLTLYYLDKKEVSGEGMDVTVAIGKSGREEIADCIRRMAKDGIDPEAVDEDLLESYLTYKYEPDLVIKTGGDHLTDFLIWQSVYSELFFLDVNWALLRKVDFLRALRDFQSRARRFGR
- a CDS encoding helix-hairpin-helix domain-containing protein; the encoded protein is MRQMMGQKKEITNREIADRLSTMARLLEIAGEDRHKVQAYERAARRIEHLSFPAAGCSEEELTRIPGIGVRIAGQIREIAVTGTFAELETLRTAIPGSLIELLGVAGVGPRTLHLLWKRLGIETIDDLERAAKARRLRTLPGFGAKKEETIAKGARQFRRRPDTMTRPQVEAVLANLRAFLPEGEYTVTGSYRRGAATIDEIEVVTIADKAAVAESLATIDGAHLNLRFTDPARYGTALLCSTGSANFLEKLADVARKKGYRLTPDGLSSISDGRVHTFASEEEVFSFLGMAPIPPELREDRGEIELAQRLTLPDLVDIHDVRGDLHAHTVASDGRQSLEEVAEAGDTRGYEYIVITDHSSRVRPETLLKQRDAIDKINQRHTCQLLLGSEVDIRSDGTLGYPNRILADLDLVIASIHSGFGQNQDIVTRRVLSAMENEHVDIIGHPTGRLLGKRPAYAVDLFRVIDHAAETGTALEINASPHRLDLEDIYIWHAKKKGVKLAVGTDAHRTGEFENMRYGIALARRGWCAPNDILNTLPLSSLQEWLS
- the uppS gene encoding polyprenyl diphosphate synthase, which encodes MLRSRIEPLYERYLRWQVKHIPRHIAVIQDGNRRYAREQGLDSSFGHRLGADTTEHVLDWACELGVRHITLYTFSTENFRRDKRELAELFALFREKFLAILTDKRVHKNHIRVQMIGDRSLLPDDLLETIDAAEKATQHYSEYFINVALAYGGRNEIVHAARSILDEVKRGILDPATINPDTVESHLNRGESIPPVDLIIRTGNDCRTSNFLPWLANGHESAVYFCAPYWPAFRKIDLLRAVRVYDQRMRLKESSGQRG
- a CDS encoding radical SAM protein, which codes for MVLFVTGRCHRTCWYCPLSRERKGQDAIFANEQKITSPSEAIEVAESMSALGTGITGGEPLLVLDRVVEYAKRLKEHFGPEHQIHLYTGIAPDEPALRRLQGLVDEIRLHPPHESWPRILETDFARSAILARQMGFVIGIEVPALPGIGALAVALPLLDFLNINELEWGETCAAAMRERGLELADGLHNAVKGAADWVKELPDDPKVHFCSSSFKDSVQLRERLKRIAANTARPFDEVTDDGTVVYGVLEPAGDLDAILEILDEDEYAICDGRVEMAWWVLADLRAELPGKKYVIERYPNGGMVVEVTPLDAAIKD